A window of the Paenibacillus woosongensis genome harbors these coding sequences:
- the dpsA gene encoding dipicolinate synthase subunit DpsA codes for MLTGLTIVFIGGDARQIQIINKCTELDATVKVVGFEQWEPPLSGVSHEKLSPGLLMRADVIVFPVIGCNDQGVVDSPFANDEVVLTKDMFAEIREETVVYTGMAKSLLKRMAAEFSFKLIELLERDDVAIFNSIPTAEGAIMMAIQHTDITIHGSTCIVLGIGRTGFTLAQTLQGLGATVKVGVRREDQAARAVQMGWKPFVATDLRAYTGGIDLIFNTIPTMIVTAQIISKLPRNVVIIDLASAPGGTDFRFAEKRGIKALLAPGLPGIVAPKTAGIIMANTICQSISEEFHLRGDEM; via the coding sequence ATGCTTACCGGACTAACAATTGTATTTATTGGCGGAGATGCTCGGCAGATTCAAATTATTAACAAGTGTACGGAGCTTGACGCTACAGTGAAGGTAGTCGGCTTCGAACAATGGGAGCCTCCTCTATCCGGAGTATCGCATGAGAAGCTGTCTCCCGGTTTGCTGATGCGGGCCGACGTTATCGTGTTTCCAGTGATCGGCTGCAATGACCAAGGTGTTGTCGACTCGCCGTTTGCGAACGACGAGGTTGTGCTGACGAAAGATATGTTTGCGGAAATCCGGGAAGAGACCGTAGTTTATACAGGCATGGCCAAAAGTTTATTGAAACGCATGGCCGCCGAATTCAGTTTCAAGTTAATCGAGCTGCTTGAGCGGGATGATGTGGCGATATTCAACTCGATACCAACGGCTGAAGGAGCCATCATGATGGCGATTCAGCATACCGACATTACGATTCATGGTTCGACCTGTATCGTGCTGGGCATAGGAAGGACTGGGTTTACCTTGGCGCAAACCTTGCAGGGCCTAGGAGCAACCGTGAAGGTAGGGGTTCGCCGGGAAGATCAGGCAGCCAGAGCTGTCCAAATGGGATGGAAGCCTTTCGTAGCAACGGATTTGAGGGCTTATACGGGGGGAATCGACTTGATTTTTAACACGATTCCGACTATGATAGTCACAGCACAAATCATCTCGAAATTGCCCCGGAACGTCGTCATTATTGATCTTGCTTCGGCTCCAGGAGGAACTGATTTTCGCTTTGCGGAGAAGCGGGGAATCAAGGCGCTTCTGGCCCCTGGTTTGCCCGGAATCGTCGCTCCTAAGACAGCAGGGATCATAATGGCGAATACGATCTGTCAGTCGATATCGGAAGAGTTCCATTTACGGGGGGATGAAATGTGA
- a CDS encoding polysaccharide deacetylase family protein, protein MYRNKLIAILLGFVVVIVFWQWGGIRAFVEESSVRQSGDFAFRLIAEASDDDLMKIIQEEAAKRREEPVDAVIDRVWKAIPGYNGIEVDIEKTYQKAKELPRGADIPYQYREVKPHVNLEDLAPEPIYRGNPNKPMVALMINVAWGNEYIVPMLDTLDEAKVKATFFLDGSWLKKNVEIAKEIQKRGHQLENHAYSHPNMSQLDDYRARLEISKTKDLLKSELNVDNRWFAPPSGDFDARTVRQAADYGLKTVLWTLDTVDWKKPLPSSIVQKISAKVAPGTLILMHPTESSSRALKDMIAVIREKGLVLGTVEETLSSDRVLKPGS, encoded by the coding sequence ATGTATCGGAATAAACTCATCGCGATATTGCTTGGCTTCGTCGTCGTAATTGTATTTTGGCAGTGGGGAGGAATAAGGGCTTTTGTTGAAGAAAGCTCGGTTAGGCAAAGCGGTGATTTTGCATTCCGACTAATTGCAGAAGCGAGCGACGATGATCTGATGAAGATCATTCAGGAGGAAGCCGCGAAACGGCGTGAGGAGCCTGTAGATGCGGTCATAGACCGTGTATGGAAGGCGATCCCAGGTTATAACGGAATTGAAGTGGACATTGAGAAGACATATCAAAAAGCCAAAGAGCTCCCGCGGGGGGCCGATATTCCCTACCAGTACCGTGAAGTGAAGCCGCACGTCAATTTGGAGGATTTGGCGCCGGAGCCGATTTACCGCGGAAATCCAAACAAACCGATGGTGGCCTTGATGATTAATGTCGCTTGGGGGAACGAGTATATTGTCCCGATGCTGGATACGCTGGACGAAGCCAAAGTCAAAGCTACCTTTTTTCTGGATGGGAGCTGGCTGAAGAAAAACGTGGAAATCGCCAAGGAAATCCAAAAGAGGGGACATCAGCTGGAGAATCATGCCTATTCTCATCCGAACATGAGCCAGTTGGATGATTACCGGGCCAGATTGGAAATTTCCAAAACGAAGGATTTGCTCAAAAGCGAGCTGAACGTGGACAATCGCTGGTTTGCACCGCCTTCCGGAGATTTTGATGCGCGTACCGTGCGGCAGGCTGCCGATTATGGATTGAAAACAGTGCTGTGGACGCTGGATACCGTCGATTGGAAAAAACCGCTTCCGTCCAGCATCGTTCAGAAAATATCGGCGAAGGTAGCTCCCGGAACGCTTATATTGATGCATCCTACCGAATCATCCAGCCGGGCGTTAAAGGATATGATCGCTGTAATTCGTGAGAAAGGATTAGTACTTGGAACCGTAGAGGAGACGTTGTCAAGCGACCGCGTATTGAAGCCGGGGAGTTGA
- the dut gene encoding dUTP diphosphatase translates to MNLSYEVEIKRLAGTEDLELPQKMSLQASGFDLYAAITDEVVLNPGQRTLIPTGFALAMPAGLEAQIRPRSGLAFKHGITCLNSPGTIDADYRGEVKVLLINHGDEPFTFRRGERIAQMVFQIVPEVNLVQVEELSETVRGAGGFGHTGRN, encoded by the coding sequence ATGAACTTGTCGTATGAAGTGGAAATTAAACGTTTAGCAGGAACTGAAGATCTTGAGCTGCCGCAGAAGATGTCTTTGCAGGCTTCCGGGTTCGATCTATATGCCGCAATTACCGATGAAGTTGTGCTGAATCCGGGACAGCGCACCCTGATTCCGACTGGTTTTGCCCTAGCCATGCCGGCTGGCCTGGAAGCCCAAATCCGACCGCGCAGCGGACTAGCGTTCAAGCATGGCATTACCTGCCTCAATAGTCCTGGCACAATCGATGCCGACTACCGGGGAGAGGTAAAAGTGCTGTTGATCAACCACGGGGACGAGCCCTTTACCTTCCGGAGGGGAGAGCGCATTGCGCAAATGGTATTCCAAATCGTTCCTGAGGTCAACCTCGTCCAGGTTGAGGAATTGTCTGAAACTGTGCGCGGTGCCGGAGGATTCGGCCATACCGGAAGAAATTGA
- a CDS encoding dipicolinate synthase subunit B codes for MNWQGKTVGYAITGSHCTFAEVMPQIKRFVDEGAKVVPIVSHTVLTTDTRFGKSEDWRSQMKEITGNEIISSIVDAEPLGPTRLLDVLVIAPCTGTTTSKLANAVTDSPVLMAAKAQLRNGRPVVLAVSTNDGLGFNLANIAKLIVAKNIYFVPFGQDNPTGKPNSLVARMELVPEAAYAALEGKQYQPLIIERFR; via the coding sequence GTGAATTGGCAGGGTAAAACGGTAGGCTATGCGATAACAGGTTCGCATTGTACGTTTGCTGAAGTAATGCCGCAAATCAAGCGCTTTGTCGACGAGGGAGCCAAGGTGGTTCCAATAGTATCTCATACGGTATTAACGACGGATACCCGGTTTGGCAAGTCGGAAGATTGGCGCAGTCAGATGAAGGAGATAACAGGGAATGAAATAATTTCCTCCATTGTCGATGCTGAGCCGCTAGGGCCTACGAGGCTGCTGGACGTTCTAGTTATTGCGCCCTGCACCGGAACGACGACGAGCAAGCTTGCTAACGCGGTGACCGACAGTCCGGTATTGATGGCGGCGAAGGCCCAATTGCGTAATGGGCGCCCTGTCGTGCTGGCTGTATCAACGAATGACGGTCTTGGCTTCAACCTGGCTAATATCGCAAAATTAATCGTTGCTAAGAATATTTATTTCGTTCCTTTCGGACAGGATAATCCGACGGGCAAACCAAACTCCCTCGTGGCCAGAATGGAGCTCGTCCCCGAAGCAGCCTATGCCGCGCTGGAAGGTAAGCAATACCAGCCGCTGATTATTGAACGATTCAGATAA
- a CDS encoding M16 family metallopeptidase, translating to MHKTQLKNGLRVVMEKIPTFRSVSFGIWVKTGSRNESPDLGGISHFIEHMLFKGTERYDAKEIAEQFDAIGGNVNAFTSKEYTCYYAKVLDEHLPIAVDVLSDMFFRSLFDEEELRKEKNVILEEIAMYEDTPDDMVHDLISEAAYGTHPLALPILGTEKQLQAMDSSHLKAYMREKYTVDNTVISIAGNYDDNILELLEKHFGDFGSRGAESALAAPDFLGGMKFHRKKTEQNHICLSFPGLQIGDKNQYAMVLLNNALGGGMSSRLFQEIREKRGLAYSVYSYHSSHADSGLFTVYAGTAPKQTKDVLELTKEILHDVSLKGLTESELSKGKEQLKGSLILSLESTSSRMNRLGKNELMLGRHYTLDEIISRIEAVTMEDIGDVLQGMFKQPYALAMVGSSDRVLSGIRRDELVV from the coding sequence GTGCACAAAACACAGCTTAAAAACGGCCTGCGGGTAGTTATGGAGAAAATTCCAACCTTCCGTTCAGTATCGTTTGGTATATGGGTGAAAACTGGATCACGGAACGAAAGTCCTGATTTAGGCGGTATTTCTCATTTTATAGAACACATGCTGTTCAAGGGGACCGAGCGGTATGATGCTAAAGAGATCGCCGAGCAGTTTGACGCAATTGGCGGCAACGTAAATGCATTTACGTCAAAAGAATATACGTGTTATTATGCTAAAGTGCTGGATGAGCATTTGCCGATTGCGGTGGATGTGTTATCTGATATGTTCTTCAGATCGTTGTTCGATGAGGAAGAGCTGCGCAAAGAGAAAAATGTCATTTTGGAAGAAATCGCGATGTATGAAGATACGCCGGATGACATGGTCCATGACCTAATTTCCGAGGCAGCCTATGGAACTCATCCTCTTGCCTTGCCTATTCTGGGGACGGAGAAGCAGCTGCAGGCCATGGACTCCTCCCATTTGAAAGCATATATGAGGGAAAAATATACGGTCGACAACACGGTCATCAGCATTGCCGGGAACTATGACGATAATATTCTTGAGCTGCTAGAGAAGCATTTTGGCGATTTTGGCTCTAGGGGAGCGGAGAGCGCTCTGGCTGCGCCTGATTTTCTCGGAGGAATGAAGTTCCATCGTAAGAAGACAGAGCAAAATCACATTTGCTTATCTTTCCCCGGGCTGCAAATTGGCGATAAAAACCAGTATGCCATGGTGCTGTTGAACAATGCCTTGGGCGGCGGGATGAGCTCAAGGTTGTTCCAGGAAATCCGCGAGAAGCGGGGACTTGCCTATTCCGTATATTCTTACCATAGCTCACATGCGGATAGCGGTCTTTTTACCGTATATGCGGGGACGGCGCCTAAGCAAACCAAGGACGTTCTGGAGCTGACCAAGGAAATACTGCATGACGTCTCGCTCAAAGGGCTGACCGAGAGCGAACTGAGCAAAGGGAAAGAGCAGCTGAAAGGAAGCCTAATCCTTAGCCTGGAGAGTACGAGCAGCCGGATGAACCGGCTTGGCAAGAACGAGCTGATGCTCGGACGCCATTACACGCTGGATGAAATTATATCTCGAATCGAAGCAGTAACGATGGAGGATATCGGTGATGTGCTGCAAGGGATGTTTAAACAGCCCTATGCGCTGGCTATGGTCGGTTCCTCTGATCGCGTCTTATCAGGAATAAGGAGAGATGAACTTGTCGTATGA